The Niallia alba genome includes a window with the following:
- the gap gene encoding type I glyceraldehyde-3-phosphate dehydrogenase: MTVKVGINGFGRIGRLAFRKIMENPELEVVAINDLTDTKMLAHLLKYDSSQGTFQGEIEVHEGYFLVNGQKVVTTAERNPADLKWGELGVDTVIESTGFFTTKEKAEAHIQAGAKNVVISAPATGEMKTVVYNVNHEILDGTETVISGASCTTNCLAPMAQVLQSKYGIVSGLMTTIHAYTGDQNTLDAPHPKGDFRRARAAAENIIPNSTGAAKAIGLVLPELQGKLDGAAQRVPVKTGSLTELVTVLDKKVTVEEVNAAMKEAANESFGYTEEELVSSDIIGSSYGSLFDATQTKVITVGDQQLVKTVAWYDNEMSYTNQLVRTVKHFAQLATK; encoded by the coding sequence ATGACAGTAAAAGTAGGTATTAACGGTTTTGGACGTATCGGACGTTTAGCATTCAGAAAAATCATGGAAAACCCAGAATTAGAAGTGGTTGCAATCAATGATTTAACTGATACTAAAATGCTAGCACATCTTTTAAAATATGATTCATCTCAAGGAACTTTCCAAGGTGAGATTGAAGTTCACGAAGGTTACTTCTTAGTAAACGGTCAAAAAGTTGTTACAACTGCTGAAAGAAACCCAGCTGACCTTAAATGGGGAGAACTTGGTGTAGATACAGTTATCGAATCTACTGGTTTCTTCACAACTAAAGAAAAAGCAGAAGCTCACATTCAAGCAGGTGCTAAAAATGTAGTAATCTCTGCTCCAGCTACTGGCGAAATGAAAACAGTTGTTTATAATGTAAACCATGAAATTCTTGATGGAACTGAAACAGTTATCTCTGGTGCTTCTTGTACTACTAACTGTCTTGCTCCAATGGCACAAGTTCTTCAAAGCAAATACGGAATCGTATCTGGTTTAATGACTACAATTCATGCTTACACTGGCGACCAAAACACTTTAGATGCTCCACATCCAAAAGGTGACTTCCGTCGTGCTCGTGCAGCTGCTGAAAATATTATTCCAAACTCAACTGGTGCTGCTAAAGCAATCGGTTTAGTATTACCTGAACTTCAAGGTAAATTAGACGGTGCTGCTCAACGTGTTCCAGTAAAAACTGGTTCATTAACAGAGCTTGTTACTGTTCTTGATAAAAAAGTTACAGTTGAAGAAGTTAATGCTGCAATGAAAGAAGCTGCTAACGAATCTTTCGGTTACACAGAAGAAGAGCTTGTTTCTTCTGATATTATTGGAAGTAGCTATGGTTCATTATTTGATGCAACTCAAACAAAAGTTATCACTGTTGGTGATCAACAACTTGTTAAAACTGTTGCTTGGTATGACAACGAAATGTCTTACACTAACCAATTAGTAAGAACTGTTAAGCACTTTGCACAGCTTGCAACAAAATAA
- a CDS encoding sugar-binding transcriptional regulator, translated as MVSFIEIQKRLLPDLLTVMQKRYYILQYIKNMQPVGRRSLAVSLGLTERVLRSEVEFLKDQQLIHISNIGMTVTSIGEEVLESLSSVMREVTGINEMEQLLQKKLGISRVIIVAGDSDHSPWVKKELGLATANCMKSLLKGNNIIAVTGGTTMSSVAEALTPSIADGELLFVPARGGIGEDVKNQANTICSMMADHTSSKHRVLYAPDEVSEEVYKSISTDPRISEVLKLIRSANLLVHGIGEALTMANRRNTSKHDLEKIKNAEAVGEAFGYYFNEEGEVVHKVQTIGLRLEDLSSVPSIIAVAGGASKSKAIRAYFKEAPPSTILITDEGAAKKLI; from the coding sequence ATGGTTTCATTTATTGAGATTCAAAAAAGATTATTACCTGATTTACTTACAGTTATGCAAAAAAGGTACTATATTCTTCAATATATTAAGAATATGCAGCCTGTCGGAAGAAGAAGTCTGGCAGTGAGCCTAGGACTGACCGAAAGAGTCTTGAGAAGTGAAGTCGAGTTTTTAAAAGATCAGCAGCTTATACATATTTCAAACATCGGCATGACAGTCACTTCAATAGGGGAAGAAGTGTTGGAAAGTCTTTCTAGTGTAATGAGAGAAGTAACGGGTATTAACGAAATGGAGCAGCTATTGCAAAAAAAACTTGGCATTAGCCGGGTTATTATCGTGGCTGGAGACAGTGATCATTCTCCATGGGTAAAAAAAGAATTAGGACTTGCGACAGCAAATTGTATGAAATCTCTTCTAAAAGGAAATAATATCATCGCAGTTACTGGTGGGACTACTATGTCTTCCGTTGCTGAAGCGCTAACGCCTAGTATTGCTGATGGCGAATTATTATTTGTTCCTGCTCGTGGCGGAATAGGAGAAGATGTCAAAAATCAGGCGAATACAATTTGTTCGATGATGGCAGACCATACATCATCAAAACATCGAGTTTTATATGCTCCAGATGAGGTCAGTGAAGAGGTGTACAAAAGCATTTCTACAGATCCTCGTATAAGTGAAGTATTAAAACTTATTCGTTCAGCAAATCTTCTAGTTCATGGGATTGGCGAGGCGCTTACAATGGCAAATCGCAGAAATACTAGCAAACATGATCTAGAAAAAATTAAAAATGCAGAAGCTGTTGGTGAAGCATTTGGGTACTACTTTAATGAAGAGGGAGAGGTTGTCCATAAGGTTCAAACAATTGGCCTGCGACTGGAAGACTTATCTTCTGTACCTAGTATTATTGCTGTAGCTGGTGGAGCATCAAAATCAAAGGCTATACGGGCTTATTTTAAAGAAGCACCGCCTTCAACTATTTTAATAACAGATGAAGGAGCCGCTAAAAAGTTGATATAA
- a CDS encoding cysteine hydrolase family protein yields MENKALIVIDLQVGVQPSNTPLYNLDNVIKGVNERIQVFRELNYPIIFIQHNDQELILNTKQWNLFSELDARDTDIYINKTHANSFYNTDLNAKLLELKINTLEICGAQTEYCVDTTIRMAHGLGYSLYMKKGLTTTLNNDLLGAKTIIEHHEKLWNNRFLTFL; encoded by the coding sequence ATGGAAAATAAAGCTTTAATCGTTATTGACTTACAAGTAGGCGTACAGCCTTCTAATACCCCCCTCTATAATCTTGATAATGTTATTAAGGGCGTTAATGAAAGAATTCAAGTTTTCAGAGAGTTGAATTATCCCATTATTTTTATTCAACATAATGACCAAGAATTGATTCTCAACACCAAACAATGGAATTTATTTTCTGAATTAGACGCAAGGGATACAGATATTTACATTAACAAAACACACGCCAATTCCTTTTACAATACTGATTTAAATGCAAAATTATTGGAATTAAAAATAAATACACTTGAAATCTGTGGAGCACAAACGGAATATTGTGTTGATACAACAATTAGAATGGCCCATGGCTTAGGATATTCTTTGTATATGAAAAAAGGACTAACCACTACACTAAATAATGATTTACTAGGAGCAAAGACAATTATTGAGCATCATGAGAAACTATGGAATAATCGATTTTTAACTTTTTTATAA
- the clpP gene encoding ATP-dependent Clp endopeptidase proteolytic subunit ClpP, with protein sequence MNLIPTVIEQTNRGERAYDIYSRLLKDRIIMLGSAIDDNVANSIVSQLLFLETENPEKDVSIYINSPGGSITAGMAIFDTMQYIKPDVQTICIGMAASMGAFLLAAGAKGKRYALPNSEVMIHQPLGGAQGQATEIEIAAKRILFLRDKLNGILSERTGQPIDVIARDTERDNFMTAEVAKEYGLVDHVISRNSLEDKKNK encoded by the coding sequence ATGAATTTAATTCCTACAGTTATTGAGCAAACAAATAGAGGAGAACGTGCTTACGATATCTACTCTCGTTTATTAAAAGACCGTATTATCATGCTTGGTAGTGCTATCGATGATAATGTAGCTAACTCTATCGTATCCCAGCTTTTATTTTTAGAAACAGAAAATCCTGAAAAAGATGTATCTATTTATATCAACAGCCCAGGTGGAAGCATTACTGCTGGAATGGCCATTTTTGATACTATGCAATATATTAAGCCAGATGTTCAAACAATCTGTATTGGTATGGCTGCTTCTATGGGTGCATTCTTACTTGCTGCTGGTGCAAAAGGCAAGCGTTATGCCTTACCAAATAGTGAAGTAATGATTCACCAACCACTTGGTGGAGCACAAGGTCAAGCAACTGAAATTGAGATTGCTGCGAAACGTATCTTATTCTTACGTGATAAATTAAACGGTATTTTATCTGAGCGTACAGGTCAACCAATTGATGTGATTGCAAGAGATACAGAACGCGATAACTTTATGACTGCTGAAGTTGCTAAAGAATATGGTTTAGTTGACCATGTTATCAGCCGCAATTCTCTTGAAGACAAAAAAAATAAATAA
- a CDS encoding HPr family phosphocarrier protein, with protein MVEQEITVDLKSGLQARPAALFVQEASNYLSEVFIEKDGRRVNAKSIMGIMGLAINSGATIKLIVDGSDEVEALQNLKGLLK; from the coding sequence ATGGTGGAACAAGAAATTACTGTAGATTTAAAATCAGGTCTACAAGCGCGACCTGCAGCTTTATTTGTACAAGAGGCTAGCAATTATTTATCAGAAGTATTTATTGAAAAGGACGGAAGGAGAGTAAATGCAAAAAGTATAATGGGGATAATGGGATTAGCCATTAATTCTGGGGCAACAATAAAATTAATTGTTGATGGTAGTGATGAAGTGGAAGCGCTTCAGAATTTAAAAGGGTTGCTAAAGTGA
- the whiA gene encoding DNA-binding protein WhiA, with product MSFASETKKELTTIEAKNCCGKAELSALIQMNGTLSFSNQRLVVNIQTENAAIARRIYTLIKRYFDIPVELLVRKKMRLKKNNVYIVRISNHGKEVLEELSILKEGFVFTHEISPELIKKKCCKRSYLRGAFLAGGSVNNPETSSYHLEIASLYKEHINALSDLMNTFGLKSKTLERKKGFIAYLKEAEKITEFLNIIGAHGALLRFEDIRIVRDMRNSVNRLVNCETANLNKTIGAALRQVENIRYIDKTVGLQILPDKLREIAELRVAYQDVTLKELGEMVSSGNISKSGINHRLRKIDEIADALRRGEAVK from the coding sequence ATGTCTTTTGCTTCAGAAACAAAAAAAGAATTAACAACAATTGAAGCCAAAAATTGCTGTGGAAAAGCAGAATTATCAGCACTGATTCAAATGAACGGGACACTTTCCTTTTCCAACCAGAGGCTAGTTGTGAATATACAGACAGAGAATGCGGCTATTGCAAGAAGAATTTACACCCTAATAAAAAGGTATTTTGATATACCAGTTGAATTATTAGTTCGCAAAAAGATGCGCTTGAAAAAGAACAATGTTTATATAGTGCGTATTTCCAATCATGGTAAAGAAGTGCTGGAGGAGCTAAGTATTCTTAAAGAAGGTTTCGTGTTTACTCATGAAATCTCTCCAGAGTTAATTAAGAAAAAATGTTGTAAACGATCCTATTTAAGAGGGGCCTTTTTAGCTGGTGGCTCTGTAAACAATCCAGAAACATCTTCATACCATTTAGAAATTGCTTCTTTATACAAAGAACATATCAATGCACTTAGTGATTTAATGAATACATTTGGGTTAAAAAGTAAGACGTTAGAAAGAAAAAAAGGGTTTATTGCTTATTTAAAAGAAGCAGAAAAAATAACCGAATTTCTTAATATTATTGGTGCGCATGGAGCGCTTCTACGTTTCGAAGACATTCGAATTGTTAGAGATATGAGAAATTCAGTAAATCGATTAGTTAATTGCGAAACGGCCAATTTAAATAAAACAATTGGAGCAGCATTAAGGCAAGTCGAGAATATCCGTTATATTGATAAAACGGTTGGGTTACAAATTTTACCTGATAAACTTAGAGAAATTGCAGAACTTCGCGTAGCTTATCAAGATGTTACGTTAAAAGAATTAGGTGAAATGGTATCTTCTGGTAATATTAGCAAATCCGGTATAAATCATCGGTTAAGAAAAATTGATGAAATTGCAGATGCTCTTCGTCGTGGAGAAGCAGTAAAATAA
- a CDS encoding DDE-type integrase/transposase/recombinase, with protein MYPQIITYLLTFINYQDQVIRTLFTLLIGKSMFDKPVEKPVNKPYRKLQVDDLPIIETLQKFDYKLLLNEYQEKNGKPLKPVRRHSNSKTTVPSSIKCPKCGAPSDFLYANNGDKGQYQCKVCTCLFNQKNHYSKEAILKCPHCAKTLEKVKERKDFDVFKCKNNDCSYYQKKQNGLSSKEKKQFKKDPQAFKMRYIFRQFRIDYQPLSKRSPQKPKLDLSRLYVSPHTLGLILTYHVNYGLSARKTAALMKDVHGVSISHQSILNYENSVALMLKPYVDHYPYELSDQFCGDETYIRVKGRWHYLFFFFDAVKKIILSYPVSPNRDTQSAILAIDEVLLKMKEIPKNLTFIVDGNPIYLLAQHFFAQHDISFDVKQVIGLTNEDPVSTEYRPLKQIIERLNRTFKGNYRSTHGFGSDHGSVSFVTLFVAYFNFLRPHSALEGKVPVIHPELLQLPNMPARWTKLIGLAQDWIIEQTT; from the coding sequence TTGTACCCTCAAATTATAACCTATTTACTTACTTTTATTAATTACCAAGATCAGGTTATTCGAACATTATTCACTCTTTTGATTGGGAAAAGTATGTTTGATAAACCTGTAGAAAAACCTGTAAATAAGCCTTATCGAAAACTACAGGTAGACGACCTCCCAATCATCGAAACCCTACAAAAGTTTGATTATAAACTTCTTTTGAATGAGTATCAGGAGAAAAATGGGAAACCCCTTAAACCTGTTCGAAGACACTCAAATTCAAAAACAACTGTTCCTTCCAGCATAAAATGTCCAAAGTGTGGTGCTCCATCTGATTTTCTTTATGCAAATAACGGAGACAAGGGACAGTATCAATGCAAGGTGTGTACATGTTTGTTTAACCAAAAAAATCATTATTCAAAAGAGGCAATTTTAAAATGTCCTCACTGTGCTAAAACGCTTGAAAAGGTCAAAGAGAGAAAAGATTTCGATGTATTCAAGTGTAAAAACAACGACTGTTCTTATTACCAAAAGAAACAAAATGGACTATCTTCAAAAGAGAAAAAACAGTTTAAAAAGGATCCACAGGCATTTAAAATGCGTTATATTTTCCGTCAGTTTCGTATCGATTACCAACCCTTATCGAAGCGTTCACCTCAGAAACCAAAGTTAGATTTATCAAGACTATATGTGTCGCCACATACATTGGGACTGATTTTGACCTACCATGTGAACTATGGGTTGTCAGCCCGTAAAACAGCTGCACTCATGAAGGATGTACATGGTGTATCCATCTCCCACCAAAGCATTTTGAATTACGAAAATAGCGTAGCACTGATGCTTAAACCTTATGTGGACCATTATCCTTATGAGCTTTCTGATCAATTCTGTGGAGACGAGACCTACATTCGAGTGAAAGGTCGCTGGCATTATTTATTCTTCTTTTTTGATGCCGTAAAAAAGATTATTCTGTCTTATCCTGTTTCTCCTAATCGAGATACTCAGTCAGCCATTCTGGCTATCGATGAGGTTCTTCTAAAGATGAAGGAAATCCCTAAAAACCTCACGTTTATTGTAGATGGCAATCCGATTTACCTATTAGCCCAACATTTCTTTGCCCAACATGATATTTCGTTTGATGTGAAGCAAGTCATTGGATTAACCAACGAAGATCCAGTATCAACAGAATACCGACCACTCAAGCAAATTATTGAACGACTCAATCGAACGTTTAAAGGAAATTATCGCTCGACTCATGGGTTTGGATCTGATCATGGATCTGTTTCTTTCGTCACTTTGTTTGTCGCATACTTTAACTTTCTACGGCCTCATTCAGCCTTAGAAGGAAAAGTACCTGTGATTCATCCAGAGTTACTTCAGCTTCCCAATATGCCAGCAAGATGGACTAAGCTAATTGGATTAGCTCAAGATTGGATTATAGAACAAACAACCTAG
- a CDS encoding gluconeogenesis factor YvcK family protein produces MSEKEQPRIVIIGGGTGLSVLLRGLKKYPVDITAIVTVADDGGSSGRLREDLDIPAPGDVRNVLAALSDVEPLVEEMFQHRFTNSKDLDGHSLGNLILAAMTSITGNFTYAIQEMSKVLNVRGKVLPATSHSVILNALMEDGTVVVGESSIPKVGKRINKVFLTPEDSAPLPETIHAIEQADLIVIGPGSLYTSILPNLVVPEIKEAVREAKAKKVYVCNIMTQAGETSDYTASDHVKALYEHVETPFIDTIIVNKTNIPANVQQRYDEEKAKPVVFDINRLERMDLDVIAGDIIKLDQGVIRHNTVEVAKILYSIID; encoded by the coding sequence ATGAGTGAAAAGGAACAGCCAAGAATAGTAATCATCGGAGGAGGAACTGGCCTTTCTGTGCTTCTACGTGGACTAAAAAAATATCCAGTAGACATTACGGCAATAGTAACAGTAGCCGATGATGGAGGAAGCTCTGGAAGACTAAGAGAGGATCTTGATATCCCTGCTCCTGGAGATGTTCGCAATGTGTTAGCGGCATTATCCGATGTAGAGCCCTTAGTGGAGGAAATGTTTCAGCATCGATTTACTAATAGTAAAGACTTAGATGGACATTCATTAGGTAATTTAATCTTAGCTGCCATGACTTCCATTACTGGTAATTTTACCTATGCGATTCAAGAAATGAGCAAAGTACTAAATGTTCGTGGTAAAGTATTACCTGCAACTAGTCATAGTGTTATTTTAAATGCATTAATGGAGGATGGAACGGTTGTGGTAGGAGAATCCAGTATTCCGAAGGTTGGGAAGAGAATAAACAAAGTTTTTCTAACCCCAGAGGACTCTGCACCACTTCCTGAAACCATTCATGCTATCGAGCAAGCAGATTTAATTGTAATTGGACCCGGAAGCTTATATACTAGTATCTTGCCAAATTTGGTAGTCCCAGAAATCAAAGAGGCAGTCCGAGAAGCGAAAGCAAAAAAAGTATATGTATGCAATATTATGACACAGGCAGGAGAAACATCCGATTATACGGCAAGTGATCATGTGAAGGCGTTATATGAGCATGTAGAAACACCGTTTATCGACACTATTATCGTGAACAAAACGAACATACCTGCAAATGTACAACAAAGATATGATGAAGAAAAAGCAAAGCCTGTGGTTTTTGATATAAATCGGCTTGAACGAATGGATCTAGATGTAATAGCAGGTGATATCATCAAGCTTGATCAAGGTGTTATTCGCCATAATACAGTAGAAGTGGCGAAGATTCTTTATTCCATTATTGATTGA
- the rapZ gene encoding RNase adapter RapZ — MSASEPQVVIITGMSGAGKTVVIQSFEDLGFFCVDNLPPTLLPKFLELMKESENKMNKVALGMDLRGREFFDDLFAALDDLATSWVVPKILFLDADDSALVRRYKETRRVHPLAPSGLPLEGIKLEREMLEELKGRAQIIYNTSQSSPRELREKILKEFSVNKQSIFTVNVMSFGFKHGLPIDADLVFDVRFLPNPHYVEHMRPKTGLDVEVSSYVLKWTETGQFLEKVIDLLTFMLPQYKREGKSQLVIAIGCTGGQHRSVALAEYIGHHFEKEYNIAIAHRDMERRKDQQA, encoded by the coding sequence ATGAGTGCAAGTGAACCACAAGTCGTAATCATCACAGGAATGTCAGGAGCGGGAAAAACAGTCGTTATCCAAAGCTTTGAAGACTTAGGATTTTTTTGTGTAGATAATTTACCGCCTACACTTTTACCTAAGTTTCTTGAACTTATGAAAGAGTCGGAGAATAAGATGAATAAGGTTGCTCTTGGGATGGATTTACGGGGCAGAGAATTTTTTGATGATTTATTCGCTGCACTAGATGATTTAGCAACTTCCTGGGTTGTACCGAAAATCCTTTTTCTAGATGCTGATGACAGCGCCCTAGTTAGAAGATATAAGGAGACTAGAAGAGTTCATCCCCTTGCACCGTCTGGACTTCCTTTAGAAGGAATTAAATTGGAACGAGAAATGTTAGAAGAGCTCAAAGGGAGAGCGCAAATTATTTATAATACATCTCAAAGCTCTCCAAGGGAACTTAGAGAAAAGATTTTAAAAGAATTCTCTGTTAATAAACAATCCATCTTTACTGTAAATGTGATGAGTTTTGGATTTAAGCATGGACTTCCTATTGATGCAGATTTAGTATTTGATGTGCGTTTTTTACCAAACCCTCATTACGTTGAGCATATGAGACCAAAAACTGGGTTAGATGTCGAGGTATCCAGTTATGTGTTGAAATGGACAGAGACAGGCCAATTTTTAGAAAAGGTAATTGATTTACTAACATTTATGCTGCCTCAATATAAGAGAGAAGGAAAATCACAGCTTGTTATTGCAATTGGCTGTACTGGGGGACAGCATCGGTCTGTTGCATTAGCTGAATATATCGGCCATCACTTTGAAAAAGAATATAATATTGCTATTGCTCACCGTGATATGGAGAGGAGAAAGGACCAACAGGCATGA
- a CDS encoding NUDIX hydrolase, whose protein sequence is MQRVTNCLLLKDNKVLLLQKPRRGWWVAPGGKMEPGESVRDSCIREYREETGIYLRNPNIKGIFTFIIKDGDKIISEWMMFTFFSTNADGVNVDESAEGKIVWHDLDDVKNLPMAEGDYHILDYMIHGNGIIYGTFTYTPDFELISYRLDPS, encoded by the coding sequence TTGCAACGTGTGACAAATTGTTTGTTACTTAAAGATAATAAAGTCTTATTGCTACAGAAACCAAGACGTGGTTGGTGGGTAGCACCTGGCGGGAAAATGGAGCCTGGAGAATCTGTGAGAGATTCCTGTATTCGCGAATACAGAGAAGAAACAGGTATTTATTTAAGAAATCCTAACATCAAAGGTATATTTACCTTTATTATAAAAGATGGAGATAAGATTATTTCGGAGTGGATGATGTTCACCTTTTTCTCTACGAATGCAGATGGTGTCAATGTAGATGAATCAGCTGAAGGGAAAATTGTCTGGCACGATTTAGATGATGTGAAAAACTTGCCGATGGCTGAAGGCGATTATCATATTTTAGATTACATGATCCATGGTAATGGAATTATCTATGGAACATTTACTTATACACCAGATTTCGAATTAATTAGTTACCGATTAGATCCAAGCTAA
- a CDS encoding nuclease-related domain-containing protein, with the protein MYVNLVKKSLKLRKLEALLKRGDKYSAIQKDVSIHLRGYKGEKELTYYLDFIPDKECFIIHNLRLYDGKSYFQIDYLLLTHFFFIIIDCKNYLGTLLFDTTLNQFTRIRNNQEEGYLDPISQVKRLKRQLESFLRKSHFTIPPIEPIVIISKPSTIIKGNPSIKSHVLHSHSFLEKWDQLQRKYKGNVLDEKSLRKISKFLRKHHSPDNTNVLEKYNISKKDIITGVQCPHCKAFAMIRKKRNWFCPSCSTFDKKAHIKAVEDYFLLIKPSITSKEFREFVHISSKDTANRLLVSMKLPYTGENRGRIYYPTKDFLE; encoded by the coding sequence TTGTATGTTAATCTTGTTAAAAAAAGTTTGAAGTTAAGAAAATTAGAAGCACTCTTAAAACGCGGAGATAAATATTCGGCCATCCAAAAAGATGTTTCTATTCATTTGCGCGGCTATAAAGGAGAAAAGGAACTAACCTATTATCTCGATTTTATCCCAGATAAAGAATGCTTTATTATTCATAATCTTCGTTTATATGATGGGAAATCTTATTTTCAAATAGACTATCTCTTACTGACACATTTCTTTTTTATTATTATTGATTGTAAAAACTATTTAGGCACATTACTATTTGATACAACCTTAAACCAATTTACCCGAATTCGAAATAATCAAGAAGAAGGCTACTTGGATCCAATCTCTCAAGTAAAAAGATTAAAGCGGCAATTAGAATCTTTCTTACGAAAAAGCCACTTTACTATTCCTCCTATTGAACCCATCGTTATTATTTCCAAACCGTCTACTATCATAAAAGGAAATCCCTCGATAAAAAGTCATGTTCTCCACAGCCATAGTTTTCTTGAAAAATGGGATCAATTACAAAGAAAATATAAAGGAAATGTTCTAGATGAAAAGAGCCTTCGTAAAATCTCCAAATTTCTCCGCAAGCATCATAGTCCTGATAATACTAATGTATTGGAAAAATACAATATAAGCAAAAAGGATATTATAACAGGTGTTCAGTGCCCTCACTGCAAAGCATTTGCGATGATTAGAAAAAAGCGTAACTGGTTTTGTCCATCCTGTTCCACATTTGATAAAAAAGCCCATATAAAAGCAGTGGAAGATTATTTCCTTTTAATCAAACCTTCTATTACTAGTAAGGAATTTCGTGAATTTGTCCATATTTCTTCCAAAGATACGGCTAATCGACTTCTTGTTTCGATGAAATTACCTTATACAGGTGAAAATCGAGGAAGAATTTATTACCCGACAAAAGATTTTTTGGAATGA
- the trxB gene encoding thioredoxin-disulfide reductase: MTEEKIYDVIIIGAGPAGMTAAVYTSRANLSTLMIERGIPGGQMANTEDVENFPGFESILGPDLSNKMFNHAKKFGAEYAYGDIKEIVDGKEYKIVKAGSKEFKARSIIISTGAEYKKVGVPGEKELGGRGVSYCAVCDGAFFKNKRLFVIGGGDSAVEEGVYLTRFASQVTIVHRRDELRAQKILQKRAFDNEKVDFIWNHTIKSINEKDGKVGSVTLVSTVDQTEQEFEADGVFIYIGMVPLSKPFESLGITNENGYIETNDQMETKVPGIFAAGDIREKTLRQIVTATGDGSIAAQSAQHYVEELAESLKEAY; encoded by the coding sequence ATGACGGAAGAAAAAATTTATGATGTTATCATTATTGGGGCTGGCCCAGCTGGAATGACAGCTGCTGTTTATACATCTCGTGCTAATCTTTCTACTTTAATGATTGAAAGAGGAATACCAGGTGGACAAATGGCGAATACAGAAGATGTAGAGAACTTTCCTGGATTTGAAAGTATTTTAGGTCCAGATTTATCTAATAAAATGTTTAATCATGCAAAAAAATTCGGTGCTGAATACGCATATGGCGATATTAAAGAAATAGTGGATGGAAAAGAATATAAAATAGTAAAAGCTGGTTCAAAAGAATTTAAAGCAAGATCCATTATTATTTCTACGGGTGCGGAATATAAAAAAGTCGGAGTCCCAGGTGAAAAAGAATTAGGTGGACGCGGCGTATCTTATTGTGCTGTTTGTGATGGTGCGTTCTTTAAAAACAAGCGTTTATTCGTAATTGGGGGTGGCGATTCAGCCGTAGAAGAAGGTGTATATTTAACTCGCTTTGCTTCCCAAGTTACCATTGTACATCGCCGTGACGAATTGAGAGCACAAAAAATTCTTCAAAAAAGAGCATTTGATAATGAAAAAGTAGACTTTATTTGGAACCATACCATTAAGTCAATCAATGAAAAAGATGGAAAAGTCGGTAGTGTGACACTTGTTTCTACAGTGGATCAAACAGAGCAGGAATTTGAAGCAGATGGCGTGTTTATCTACATTGGCATGGTTCCACTGTCTAAGCCGTTTGAAAGCTTAGGAATTACAAATGAAAATGGATATATTGAAACGAATGATCAAATGGAAACAAAGGTTCCTGGCATCTTTGCAGCTGGTGACATTCGTGAAAAAACACTCCGTCAAATTGTTACCGCAACAGGTGATGGAAGTATCGCTGCGCAAAGTGCTCAGCACTATGTAGAAGAGTTAGCAGAGTCATTAAAAGAAGCGTATTAA
- a CDS encoding helix-turn-helix domain-containing protein — translation MKIGEFATLLNTTKETVRQYEELNLLQPHNKKDYGDKEILDFQVVKELQEYGFSLKDIQLIFSLKEAVDCGDKQLIGQVYQIFTGQLEKLLQEEKEIQERRLIIENEAKKLRDLL, via the coding sequence ATGAAAATTGGGGAGTTCGCAACGTTATTAAATACAACAAAAGAAACGGTACGGCAGTATGAAGAATTAAATTTATTGCAACCTCATAACAAAAAAGATTATGGCGATAAAGAAATTCTCGATTTTCAAGTGGTAAAAGAGCTACAGGAATATGGTTTTTCCTTAAAAGACATCCAGCTAATCTTTTCTTTAAAAGAAGCAGTAGACTGTGGGGATAAACAACTCATTGGTCAAGTTTATCAAATTTTTACAGGTCAATTAGAGAAACTTTTGCAAGAAGAAAAAGAAATACAAGAACGGAGATTGATTATAGAAAATGAGGCAAAGAAATTAAGGGATTTGCTATAG